Within Agarivorans litoreus, the genomic segment AGACAACACTAAAGCGATACTTTTCCCGTCAGGAGACCATTCAGGAGCACCGTTGATGCCGCTAAATGAGGTCAAAGTAGTTCTTTGTCCGGCTTCTGGGCCACGAATAGTATGTATGATTATCTCTGACTTTTTGTTTTCAAAACTAACGTATGCTAGTTTTTTTCCGTCGGGTGACCAAGCGGGTGACATGATAGGCTCTTTAGAACGTAGCAAGGTTTGCTCATTATGGCCGTCGTAGTCGGAAACCCTTAATTGATAGGGTAAATTGGCCCCTTCAACCACAACAACATAAACAATTTGGGTTAAGAATGCCCCTCGCTCTCCGGTAAGCGACTTGTATACATTGTCTGAAATTAGGTGAGCCATTTGACGAAGTTGTGCCTTAGCTACGCTTTTAAAGCGATCTAATAACACGTGATCTTGACTTGTGACTAACTGACCGTCTTTTAACTCTTGTTTATTGCCCGCAGTTACCTGACCGCGCAGCACATCTACCAGTGAATAGCTGACTTTATACTTTCCGCCTTCTAAAGCTTCTACATTGCCAAGTAACACAGCTTCTACACCTAAAGCAGCCCAAGCTTCATAATCTACTTGCTCAGCGGTTTGCGGAGTTTGCGGCATTTCGCTAATTGCAACAGGGTTAAATTTCCCTGAACGACGCAAATCATCTGCCACTACTTTAGCTAAATCTAGCGGAACCTTTCCATGTCCCTTCCATACAAACGGCACAACGCCTACTGGCCTTGCACTGTCTACGCCTTCCGTGATCACAATTTCTAGGTTAGCTTGAGCAACATTCATAAATGCAAACAAAAAGCCCACACTCACTAAAAATTTTCTAATCATCACAGCTATTCCGGTTTAAGAGTTAAAGTAATATTTTTCATTTTTTCAAATACATCGGGATCTTTTGAAACGGGTAAAGATACTGCTTTTTTGATTGCTCTACGAGCAGATTCACAAACCGCAGCGTCCCCTCTCCCATCGCCAATACTGGTAACAAATCCGCTTGATGCCAAGGTTAATTGTATTTGACACTGTTTACCAAACATACTTGGTTCTATTAGCCAGTTTCGTTGAATAGTCGACATAATCAACGCGCGATATTTATCCACTTCACCTAGTACTTGTCGTTGGTGACGCGCATTTGCCTCAGCCGCCATCTCTGCCTGCATTAAGCGCTCAAACTCAGCTTCTTGGCGAGCAATTTCAGCCTGTCGCTTCCGTTCAGCTTCAGCCTTGGCTGCTTTTTCTTTGGCAATACGGGCTTCTTCTTCTTTACGTTTACGTGTTTCTTCAGCTTTGCGCGCCGCTTCTTCGGCTTTCTTAGCGGCTTCTTCTGCTTTACGCTG encodes:
- the tolB gene encoding Tol-Pal system beta propeller repeat protein TolB, whose product is MIRKFLVSVGFLFAFMNVAQANLEIVITEGVDSARPVGVVPFVWKGHGKVPLDLAKVVADDLRRSGKFNPVAISEMPQTPQTAEQVDYEAWAALGVEAVLLGNVEALEGGKYKVSYSLVDVLRGQVTAGNKQELKDGQLVTSQDHVLLDRFKSVAKAQLRQMAHLISDNVYKSLTGERGAFLTQIVYVVVVEGANLPYQLRVSDYDGHNEQTLLRSKEPIMSPAWSPDGKKLAYVSFENKKSEIIIHTIRGPEAGQRTTLTSFSGINGAPEWSPDGKSIALVLSKDGQPDIYVIDVETKKLQRITKNRRIDTEPTWLPGGNSELLFSSERGGKPQIYKVNIDTNKVNRVTWEGEMNLGGSVTPDGSALVMVSRVNGQYRIARQDFDTGYVQVLTRTQLDESPTIAPNGSMIMYSTVAGGRQVLALVSMDGRFKATLPAKEGSVRAPAWSPFLN
- the tolA gene encoding cell envelope integrity protein TolA — protein: MKSPFSLSIVISILLHAVLFVALVWSVDFERVKLTPTPSAPIINATAVDINQVSQQVERIKQQQKDKADQEKQRIERVEKEAEQARKKRLAEEKRIKQLELEKRQKEDAKRKADEQARRAQEKQKLEQQKAAKAEAERKKKEEQRKVAEAAAVAAEAERVRKLEEQRKAEEAAKKAEEAARKAEETRKRKEEEARIAKEKAAKAEAERKRQAEIARQEAEFERLMQAEMAAEANARHQRQVLGEVDKYRALIMSTIQRNWLIEPSMFGKQCQIQLTLASSGFVTSIGDGRGDAAVCESARRAIKKAVSLPVSKDPDVFEKMKNITLTLKPE